A part of Roseitalea porphyridii genomic DNA contains:
- a CDS encoding class I SAM-dependent methyltransferase — protein MKKPETRLTTRCELCGSTVLEHVLDLGDHPMCDDLVPTGDQRVAQKYPISIMFCDTCKTAHQAHQIPKSVLFPPSYHYRARHTADVLSGMKQLVARVEEAAGSLSGETVLDVGCNDGSLLTLFREKGAKTLGIEPTDAAADAIESGHTVRQDYFTTATAEEIVALAGQPRIVTFTNVFAHIENLKELLNALRVLMGPHTIVVIENHYLGSVLDRYQFDTFYHEHPRTYSLTSFSYVAEALGVEVLSVEFPKRYGGNIRVMLGHDRAASARTADDQTDPDEADFCERLYDLGRRVPTWRSRKRDLIDEMVDEHGPLIGKAFPGRAAILVELLDLDEGVLQRVHEKPGSMKIGHNIPGTMIPIVSDDCMDWENHGDAPIINLAWHISHEIRGYLGKRGLTAPIVDIFNADEFDRLSP, from the coding sequence ATGAAAAAACCCGAAACCAGATTGACCACTCGATGCGAGCTGTGCGGAAGCACGGTCCTGGAGCATGTTCTTGATCTGGGCGATCATCCCATGTGCGACGATCTCGTCCCGACCGGTGACCAGCGTGTTGCGCAGAAGTACCCAATATCGATCATGTTCTGTGACACCTGCAAGACGGCACACCAGGCCCATCAGATACCCAAGAGCGTTCTGTTTCCGCCCTCATACCACTATCGCGCGCGCCACACGGCTGACGTCCTGAGCGGCATGAAGCAACTGGTCGCGCGGGTTGAGGAGGCAGCCGGTTCGTTATCCGGAGAGACCGTCCTGGACGTTGGCTGCAATGATGGCAGCCTCCTGACCCTCTTTCGCGAAAAGGGTGCAAAGACATTGGGCATTGAGCCGACCGATGCAGCGGCTGATGCAATCGAGTCCGGTCATACGGTGAGACAGGATTACTTCACGACCGCAACAGCGGAGGAGATCGTTGCGCTAGCAGGCCAACCGCGCATTGTGACATTCACAAACGTTTTTGCGCATATCGAGAACCTGAAGGAGCTGTTGAACGCCCTGAGAGTCCTGATGGGCCCGCACACGATTGTTGTGATCGAGAACCACTATCTTGGGTCCGTTCTCGATCGGTATCAGTTTGACACCTTCTATCATGAGCATCCGAGAACCTACAGTCTGACGTCTTTTTCCTATGTGGCCGAGGCGCTTGGCGTTGAGGTTCTGTCCGTCGAATTTCCCAAGCGCTACGGCGGCAATATTCGCGTCATGCTGGGTCATGATCGGGCGGCATCTGCCCGCACGGCAGATGACCAAACCGATCCCGACGAAGCCGATTTCTGCGAACGGCTGTACGATCTCGGCCGTCGTGTTCCGACTTGGCGCAGTCGAAAGCGTGACCTGATTGACGAAATGGTCGATGAACATGGGCCCCTGATCGGGAAGGCTTTTCCCGGCAGGGCGGCTATTCTGGTAGAGTTGCTAGACTTGGACGAGGGCGTGTTGCAGCGCGTGCATGAGAAGCCCGGATCCATGAAGATCGGGCATAACATTCCCGGTACGATGATTCCGATCGTCTCCGACGACTGCATGGACTGGGAGAACCACGGCGATGCACCGATCATCAATCTTGCTTGGCATATC